In one Deltaproteobacteria bacterium genomic region, the following are encoded:
- a CDS encoding quinone oxidoreductase: MNHAIRIYENGGPEALKWEPHETGEPGEGEVLVRHRAVGLNFIDVYHRTGLYPLPSLPATPGLEASGVVEAIGPGVTEFQEGDRVAYAGVPPGAYSQARCIPAHRLVKLPEAISFETGAAMMLKGMTARYLIRSCYPVKKGDTILIHAVSGGVGSIVSQWANHLGATVIGTVGSREKAEKARANGCLHPILYEKEDVAASVREITAGRGVDVVYDSVGQATFMKSLDCLRPMGTMVTFGQSSGPVPPLDTGILAAKGSLFLTRPSLMTYTAEREDLLAHAEDLFAAVEAGAVDIKVNQTYPLADASRAHRDLEGRKTTGSTILLP; encoded by the coding sequence ATGAACCATGCCATTCGAATATATGAAAACGGGGGCCCCGAGGCCCTGAAATGGGAACCCCATGAGACGGGAGAGCCCGGCGAGGGGGAAGTGCTCGTCCGTCACCGGGCCGTGGGGCTCAATTTTATCGATGTCTACCACCGAACCGGTCTTTATCCCCTGCCCTCCCTGCCCGCTACGCCCGGGCTGGAGGCCTCGGGAGTCGTGGAGGCAATCGGTCCCGGCGTAACCGAATTTCAGGAGGGCGACCGTGTCGCCTATGCCGGTGTTCCTCCCGGGGCCTATTCCCAGGCGCGCTGTATCCCGGCCCACCGCCTGGTCAAGTTGCCGGAGGCCATCTCGTTTGAAACCGGGGCCGCGATGATGCTGAAAGGCATGACCGCACGCTACCTGATCCGCAGCTGTTATCCTGTAAAAAAGGGGGACACCATCCTCATCCATGCCGTCTCCGGAGGGGTGGGGTCGATCGTTTCCCAATGGGCCAACCATCTCGGTGCCACGGTGATCGGAACGGTAGGATCCCGGGAAAAAGCCGAAAAAGCCCGGGCCAACGGCTGTCTTCACCCTATTCTTTACGAAAAAGAGGATGTTGCCGCCAGCGTCAGGGAAATCACCGCCGGCAGGGGGGTTGACGTGGTTTATGATTCCGTGGGTCAGGCCACCTTCATGAAATCCCTGGACTGCCTGCGGCCGATGGGCACCATGGTCACCTTCGGCCAGTCATCGGGGCCCGTGCCGCCTCTGGATACGGGCATCCTGGCCGCCAAGGGCTCCCTGTTTCTCACGCGACCGAGCCTCATGACCTACACGGCCGAACGTGAAGACCTTCTGGCCCACGCCGAGGATCTGTTTGCGGCAGTGGAGGCCGGCGCCGTCGACATAAAGGTGAACCAGACCTATCCGCTGGCCGATGCCTCGCGCGCCCACCGGGACCTGGAAGGCCGCAAAACGACGGGATCTACGATTCTTTTGCCCTGA
- a CDS encoding molybdopterin-dependent oxidoreductase: MIKKTVCARDCYDTCSLLAHLDADRRITKIQGDPGHPLTRGLTCPRSAKDHVRLLNNRVDTPCIRNDSVLNPCTWETATAHIAGKLRTALNDHGPQRVLFLQYAGNTGLLTYSYPQRLWRALGATFSDGALCSKSGHTGLAYHYGSSYGLDPLELPRMQLIVFWGHNAAVSSPHLFSLARQARRQAGARIVVVDPIETLTAGKADLWIRVRPGSDVALAYGVINRLIADQGIDETFVTNRTTGFDALKRAAGKWDPGRVARFCGVEPDKLKALSDLYKRLRPAATMIGFGLQKRSGGADQARAVAFIPALLGAERGFFYGNGGAYDVDMPSLKGERQATVPAGSVSQVALADELDSGRFKFVFVSGMNPALTIPNLQAFDRGVGRDDLFLAVHETHWTRTARMADAVLPAPTFLEKDDLIISDTHPLVSFSKSVIDPVNDSRSEIWVMQTLAEKLRLGEDWLYQDPVDALQEVMANAFESGCFQDLLKGRRLRFKRLPPGEYRTPSGKIEFWSTMAEEAGHAPLPRQAELPSGDASFTYITSAVPEYTHTQFQEVYGPIPAVVDIHPRTASRLNIEAGQRVALKSAVGSIVLKARLSERVPEDVLWSPREMLDLDGRPQNRIVDGTPQAIGSGPRFNATRVVLERVDTSESRSPSSFR, encoded by the coding sequence ATGATAAAGAAAACCGTTTGTGCCCGTGACTGTTACGACACCTGCTCCCTTCTGGCCCATCTCGATGCAGACCGGAGAATCACCAAGATTCAAGGTGACCCCGGTCATCCGCTGACCAGGGGCCTCACCTGCCCCCGCAGCGCAAAGGACCACGTGCGTCTCCTGAACAACCGTGTCGACACCCCCTGCATACGCAACGATTCGGTGTTGAACCCCTGCACATGGGAAACGGCCACGGCACACATTGCCGGGAAATTACGCACCGCCCTGAATGACCACGGGCCGCAACGTGTTCTTTTCCTGCAATATGCCGGCAACACGGGCCTTTTGACCTATTCCTACCCGCAACGGCTCTGGCGGGCCCTGGGGGCCACTTTTTCGGACGGCGCCCTTTGCAGCAAATCCGGACACACCGGCCTGGCCTACCACTACGGCAGCAGCTACGGGCTCGACCCCCTGGAGCTGCCCCGCATGCAGCTCATCGTTTTCTGGGGCCACAACGCCGCCGTTAGCTCGCCGCATCTCTTCAGCCTGGCGCGGCAGGCGCGCAGGCAGGCGGGTGCCAGAATCGTCGTCGTCGACCCCATCGAAACCCTCACGGCCGGAAAGGCGGATCTCTGGATCCGGGTCAGGCCGGGATCGGATGTCGCCCTGGCCTATGGTGTCATCAATCGATTGATTGCCGATCAGGGCATCGATGAAACCTTCGTCACAAACAGGACAACCGGTTTCGACGCCTTGAAACGGGCCGCCGGGAAGTGGGATCCCGGGAGGGTCGCACGGTTCTGCGGCGTCGAACCGGACAAACTGAAAGCCCTGAGTGATCTCTACAAGCGCTTGAGACCGGCGGCGACCATGATCGGCTTCGGCCTGCAGAAGCGCTCGGGCGGCGCGGACCAGGCCAGAGCGGTCGCCTTCATCCCGGCGCTCCTGGGAGCGGAAAGAGGATTTTTTTACGGCAACGGCGGCGCCTACGATGTAGACATGCCGTCTCTGAAAGGCGAACGCCAGGCAACCGTTCCGGCCGGTTCCGTCAGCCAGGTGGCCCTGGCCGACGAACTCGACAGCGGGCGTTTCAAGTTCGTCTTCGTCAGCGGCATGAACCCGGCCCTGACCATCCCCAACCTGCAGGCCTTCGACCGGGGGGTCGGCCGGGACGACCTCTTTCTGGCGGTCCACGAAACCCACTGGACACGCACCGCCCGAATGGCCGACGCCGTTTTGCCGGCGCCCACTTTCCTGGAAAAGGACGACCTCATCATTTCCGACACCCATCCCCTGGTCAGTTTTTCCAAAAGCGTGATCGATCCCGTCAACGACAGCCGAAGCGAAATATGGGTTATGCAGACGCTTGCAGAGAAGCTGCGGCTGGGTGAGGACTGGCTCTATCAGGACCCCGTGGACGCCCTGCAGGAGGTAATGGCAAACGCCTTCGAGTCCGGATGCTTTCAAGACCTCCTGAAGGGTCGACGCCTCCGATTCAAACGCCTGCCCCCGGGGGAATACCGGACACCTTCGGGAAAGATCGAGTTCTGGTCCACCATGGCCGAAGAAGCAGGCCATGCGCCCCTGCCGCGTCAAGCCGAACTGCCTTCAGGGGACGCCTCCTTCACCTACATCACCAGCGCCGTCCCCGAGTACACCCACACCCAGTTCCAGGAGGTTTACGGCCCCATACCGGCGGTGGTCGATATACATCCCCGAACGGCCTCCAGGCTGAACATCGAGGCCGGGCAACGGGTTGCATTGAAAAGCGCCGTCGGCAGCATCGTTCTGAAGGCGCGGCTGTCGGAGCGTGTCCCTGAAGATGTGTTGTGGTCGCCGCGTGAAATGCTGGATCTCGACGGCAGGCCGCAGAACCGCATCGTGGACGGCACGCCCCAGGCCATCGGATCCGGGCCGCGGTTCAACGCCACCCGGGTAGTGCTTGAAAGGGTCGATACCAGTGAAAGCCGGTCTCCCTCATCGTTTAGGTAA
- a CDS encoding HRDC domain-containing protein → MVKQKEKSSPAYQWVTTTRELRTMLDRLKNKNAVGVDMEMDSMFHYREKICLIQMATERETFLLDPLKIPDMKPLKPLFENKRIKKVFHGGDYDVRSLFRDFNINVSNLFDTQLASRFLGIQQTGLEAVLNSRFNVVLDKRYQKKDWSQRPLPEHMLAYAARDACFLVPLSRELEKELRGKKRLAWVKEECEWLSRVRPAANHGQPLFLNFKGAGRLKPGDLAVLEALLQYRKSVAKAKDRPLFKTIGNATLLTLAGKKPTSKKQLQATSALSAKQAGQYGSEIVKVIKTALKLPADQHPVYPRKRLPSLKPAVSNRIREIKLWRDAKAEQLGIDPSLVLTKMLICDIAKKHPRSVRQMQSVEGIRRWRVREFGRAIVTLLKDM, encoded by the coding sequence ATGGTCAAGCAAAAAGAAAAATCGTCACCAGCCTACCAGTGGGTCACGACCACCCGTGAACTTCGAACGATGCTGGACCGTTTGAAAAACAAAAACGCCGTCGGCGTCGATATGGAAATGGATTCCATGTTCCACTACCGCGAAAAGATCTGCCTGATACAAATGGCCACGGAACGGGAAACCTTCCTCCTCGACCCCCTGAAAATACCCGACATGAAACCCCTCAAGCCCCTGTTCGAAAACAAGCGGATAAAAAAGGTGTTTCACGGGGGGGATTATGATGTTCGTTCGCTCTTCAGGGATTTCAACATCAACGTCAGCAATCTTTTCGACACCCAGCTTGCCAGCCGTTTTCTGGGCATTCAGCAAACCGGCCTGGAAGCCGTGCTCAACAGCCGCTTCAACGTCGTCCTGGACAAACGCTACCAGAAAAAAGACTGGTCGCAGCGGCCTCTGCCGGAGCACATGCTGGCCTATGCCGCCAGGGATGCGTGTTTCCTGGTGCCGCTTTCAAGGGAGCTGGAAAAGGAACTCCGCGGGAAAAAACGCCTTGCCTGGGTGAAGGAAGAGTGCGAGTGGCTGAGCAGGGTAAGGCCGGCGGCCAACCACGGCCAGCCCCTGTTTTTGAATTTCAAGGGCGCCGGCCGTCTGAAGCCGGGGGATCTGGCCGTACTGGAAGCCCTGCTCCAGTACCGCAAAAGCGTTGCCAAAGCCAAGGACAGGCCTCTTTTCAAAACCATCGGCAATGCAACCCTGCTGACACTCGCCGGCAAAAAGCCAACCAGCAAGAAGCAGCTGCAGGCGACCAGCGCCTTGAGCGCCAAACAGGCCGGACAATACGGATCGGAAATCGTGAAGGTGATCAAAACCGCCCTGAAGCTGCCCGCGGATCAGCACCCCGTCTATCCCCGCAAAAGGTTGCCCAGCTTGAAGCCGGCGGTTTCCAACCGCATCAGGGAGATCAAGCTGTGGCGGGATGCCAAAGCGGAGCAACTGGGCATCGACCCGTCGCTGGTGCTGACGAAAATGTTGATCTGCGATATCGCAAAAAAACACCCCAGGTCCGTCCGGCAGATGCAGAGCGTGGAAGGCATCCGCCGGTGGCGGGTGCGTGAATTCGGCAGGGCGATCGTCACCCTGTTGAAGGACATGTAA